One genomic region from Triticum aestivum cultivar Chinese Spring unplaced genomic scaffold, IWGSC CS RefSeq v2.1 scaffold179132, whole genome shotgun sequence encodes:
- the LOC123175920 gene encoding forkhead box protein K1, with protein MGRSSSSLALVALLICCSLACSAAAQGASRGIRVPAAPPSPKPRQPNRPGEKPIHPPPPPPAETSAAIAPHRRTLQAAASLCC; from the exons ATGGggcgctcttcttcttccttggcactGGTGGCTCTCCTCATATGCTGTTCCCTCGCATGCTCGGCGGCGGCGCAAG GTGCTTCTCGTGGAATCCGTGTGCCGGCTGCTCCTCCGTCCCCTAAGCCCCGTCAGCCGAATCGGCCGGGCGAGAAACCGatccacccaccgccgccgccgccggcggagaCGTCAGCGGCGATCGCGCCGCACCGGAGGACCCTGCAAGCTGCTGCAAGCctttgttgttaa